A genomic window from Buteo buteo chromosome 13, bButBut1.hap1.1, whole genome shotgun sequence includes:
- the LOC142038494 gene encoding GTP-binding protein Rhes-like: MSLVVKEKNHVRLVFLGAAGVGKTALIRRFLMDTFEPKHRRTVEELHSKEYEVSGATVKVEILDTSGSYSFPAMRKLSIQNSDAFALVYAVDDAESFESVKSLREEILEVKEDKFPPIVVVGNKAESGGERQVPAEDALSLVELDWNSRFVETSAKDNENVLEVFRELLQQANLPSRLSPALCKRRETLPTEQAPRPPMNKTNSCSVC; this comes from the coding sequence ATGTCCCTGGTGGTGAAGGAGAAGAACCACGTGCGGTTGGTCTTCTTGGGCGCTGCCGGCGTGGGCAAGACAGCCCTCATCCGTCGCTTCCTGATGGACACCTTCGAGCCCAAGCACCGGCGCACGGTGGAGGAGCTGCACAGCAAGGAGTACGAGGTGAGCGGGGCCACGGTCAAGGTGGAAATCCTGGACACCAGTGGCAGCTACTCCTTCCCGGCCATGCGGAAGCTCTCGATCCAGAACAGCGATGCCTTCGCCCTGGTCTACGCCGTAGATGACGCCGAGTCCTTCGAGAGCGTCAAGAGCTTGCGGGAGGAGATCCTGGAGGTGAAGGAAGACAAGTTCCCTCCCATCGTGGTGGTCGGCAACAAGGCAGAGAGCGGCGGCGAGCGGCAGGTGCCGGCGGAGGATGCCCTGTCGCTGGTGGAGCTGGACTGGAACAGCCGCTTCGTGGAGACGTCGGCCAAGGACAACGAGAACGTCCTGGAGGTCttcagggagctgctgcagcaagccAACCTCCCCAGCCGGCTCAGCCCGGCGCTCTGCAAGAGGAGGGAGACGTTGCCCACGGAGCAGGCGCCGAGGCCTCCCATGAACAAGACCAACAGCTGCTCGGTGTGCTGA